A portion of the Megalobrama amblycephala isolate DHTTF-2021 linkage group LG23, ASM1881202v1, whole genome shotgun sequence genome contains these proteins:
- the mars2 gene encoding methionine--tRNA ligase, mitochondrial has translation MTALTRMFSHAPHISCLVMRSPCCILTSTKTLILRLSRHALHGRLPRIYHCQALRCFCTDHSQSSKPYYITTPIFYVNASPHIGHVYSAVTADCLHRFKLLQGYNSRFSTGTDEHGLKIQQAASNAGEDPLNFCTEVSQSFKHVFQRCGILYTDYIRTTEKRHRQAVEHFWTVLHSKGFIYKGTYEGWYSTPDESFLTPTQVIDRIDSEGRPIKVSMESGHKVEWMKEDNYMFRLSDFRTELLHWLRLNPNIIRPVKFHHLVLQWLEDEIPDLSVSRQKSRLQWGIPVPGDPEQVIYVWLDALVNYLTVVNYPQNHSQWWTSVHHVVGKDILKFHAIYWPAFLLAAGLPLPQTIFVHSHWTVEGKKMSKSLGNVINPLDAVEKFTADGLRYFLLRQGVPDSDCDYYDDKVIKMCNSELADTLGGLLNRCTALSLNPTQVYPHFCNTCFPKELRGKAVSEDYRMLEAVSALPVLVEQHFENLHIYKALEAVSACVRLTNTFVQRHAPWKLDRKDPEDQRWLDTILHVSLECLRMYGILLQPVVPDLADKILSRLGVTPEERNWDSLKFLMRYEGRDCGLEGRALGPDLGVLFNRLERSQVKGRKSKSQ, from the exons ATGACGGCGCTGACCCGGATGTTCTCTCACGCGCCTCACATCAGCTGTCTCGTGATGAGGTCTCCGTGCTGTATTCTCACTAGCACCAAAACATTAATACTGAGATTATCCCGACATGCTCTCCATGGAAGGCTTCCCCGTATTTATCACTGCCAGGCTTTGCGATGCTTTTGCACAGATCATTCACAGAGCTCGAAACCATATTACATCACAACTCCCATCTTCTACGTCAATGCATCTCCTCACATTGGCCATGTGTATTCAGCTGTCACTGCTGACTGTCTGCACAGATTCAAGCTCTTACAGGGATATAACTCCAGATTTTCCACAG GTACAGATGAACATGGTCTCAAAATCCAACAGGCAGCGAGCAACGCTGGTGAAGACCCTCTGAACTTCTGCACTGAGGTTTCACAGAGTTTTAAGCATGTTTTCCAAAGATGTGGCATTTTATACACCGACTACATCCGGACAACAGAGAAAAGACATCGACAGGCCGTTGAACACTTCTGGACTGTTCTCCACAGCAAAGGCTTCATCTACAAAGGCACTTATGAAGGCTGGTACTCCACTCCAGATGAAAGTTTTCTCACACCAACTCAAGTTATTGACAGAATAGACTCAGAGGGAAGACCGATAAAAGTATCCATGGAGAGCGGCCATAAG GTGGAGTGGATGAAGGAGGACAATTACATGTTCCGCCTATCGGATTTTCGCACTGAACTGCTTCATTGGCTTCGATTAAACCCAAATATCATCCGGCCTGTGAAGTTTCATCACTTGGTTCTTCAGTGGCTGGAAGACGAGATCCCAGATCTGTCAGTCTCTCGGCAGAAGAGCCGCCTCCAGTGGGGTATTCCGGTCCCGGGAGATCCGGAACAGGTCATCTACGTGTGGTTGGACGCTCTGGTGAACTACTTAACCGTTGTTAATTACCCACAGAATCACTCCCAGTGGTGGACATCTGTGCATCATGTTGTCGGTAAGGACATTCTTAAGTTTCACGCGATATACTGGCCGGCGTTTCTCCTGGCTGCGGGATTGCCTCTTCCTCAGACGATATTCGTGCACTCTCACTGGACGGTGGAGGGAAAGAAAATGTCCAAGAGTCTTGGAAACGTGATCAACCCATTGGACGCCGTGGAGAAGTTCACTGCGGACGGCCTGCGCTACTTCCTCCTGAGACAAGGTGTTCCTGACTCGGACTGTGACTATTATGACGATAAAGTCATTAAGATGTGCAACAGCGAGTTAGCGGACACTCTCGGAGGGCTTTTAAACCGCTGCACTGCTCTTTCACTCAACCCTACACAGGTGTATCCTCACTTCTGCAACACCTGCTTCCCAAAAGAGCTCCGTGGAAAAGCCGTCTCGGAAGACTACAGAATGCTGGAGGCCGTATCTGCGCTTCCGGTCTTAGTAGAGCAGCACTTTGAGAACCTACACATATATAAAGCACTGGAGGCCGTTAGCGCATGCGTTCGCCTGACTAACACGTTCGTCCAAAGACATGCTCCGTGGAAGCTCGATCGGAAAGATCCTGAAGACCAGCGGTGGCTTGACACCATCCTTCACGTGTCTTTAGAGTGCCTCAGGATGTATGGGATACTCCTGCAACCTGTGGTGCCAGATCTTGCAGACAAAATTTTATCTAGGTTGGGAGTCACGCCTGAGGAGAGAAATTGGGATTCTCTCAAGTTCCTGATGAGGTATGAAGGAAGAGACTGTGGTTTAGAAGGAAGAGCGCTGGGTCCTGACTTGGGAGTGTTGTTTAATCGCCTTGAGAGGAGCCAGGTGAAAGGGAGGAAGTCAAAATCTCAATGA